The stretch of DNA CTTAATGGCTGGATGGTCACAGATGAAATTCACAGCTGTGGCAGAACAAGTGACAGAACTTTAACATTAACTTTTCCTAAAAATTGCCTGCTATTCAGCCATGGTGATTAAAAATTCCTAATATgttgatgacaaaaaaaatctgtttgcTAAAATCAGTCAAACCATAGTTTAGACTAACTCTTACCATCATGCTGGCCATGGATGACATTGAGTGTCCCGTCTGGAGCACcagcatcctgcagcatctTAACCAGGAGCATGGCGCAGCCTGGAACCCGCTCTGAAGGCTTCAGAAGGTATGTGTTGCCACATACCATGCCCATAGGGAACATCCACAGAGGGATCATGGCAGGGAAGTTGAAAGGGGCGATGCCAGCACACACTCCGAGAGGCAAACGGTAGGTGTAGGTGTCCATGTCTTTAGTGATGGAGGGCAGGGTTTCACCGAGCATCAGAGAGGTGACGCTGCAGGCATGCTCAACAACCTCTGCaaagagagtaaaaaaaaaaaaacataaatatatccTAATAAGAACTGTAAAATATAGAATAAACCCACAgtgtccatgtgtctgtgtaaaaGTGGATTCTTTATCTGAAAAGTTTGTGTAATGTGTTAGCATGACAACACTCATGATAATTATTCATTAAAGGGGAAAGATGTGAAAAAGAATGTCATGTAGTCACATATATACgagaaattgtaaaaaaaaaaaactcatcaaaatgtcaataaaacagtatgagttttccccagtatgagTTAATCGGTAATCCTTTGCATCTTTTGCGGATATTAGATTACAGTACTAATCAGTCTTATAAGTTATTCAATGTGTGTATGAGGTTAAGCACCCTTTGTTCTGGTTGTCCCAGATACAGAGCTGGTATAACTCATTAACAGTTCTTGCAAAAGTAAAAGTGTAGAAACCAATGCAAATGTGAAACAATCTAAACTTACGCAATCCTCTGAACACATCTCCTTCTGCATCTGCGAGGGTCTTGCCCTGCTCCATGGTGATGGCCTTGGCAAGTTCTTTCTAAAACACAAGAAGACGTTTGTGTGTGCATAACATTTAATACTTCACTGTCAGATCTCCACAGCTGTCAGCGATGCAGTCAGGCTCATATGCTGCATGTTATACAGGGTTTTTGGATTCATATGAATGGCCAGGATGAGCTGTCAGAACATTGTATACTACCAAAGACAGTAAATTTGGACATCAAGCAGGTGGGCATTGAAAGACATGggagtgctgctggtgtgaTCTGGGATGGTCAACACAGTGGCTGCTACACACTCATCAACAGATTATCTCTGAAGGGTTTTTGATGAACTTCTATGCATGCCTGTTGCCTGCATCTGTACAAAATGTGTTTACCTCTGAGCATACCTCAGTGAAGACAGGAAACATAAGTGCACAAACCAATCATGTATCATTTTTGTATTCTATTCATAGcccttcatttttgttttttattttttatttttgcatttgttgCTTGCCAGGTTCATGATTGCTGagaatgttaaaaaataaacccAAATTATACATTATTATGGATTATGGATTATACGTTGTGCTAAATGATCAActcttgttttcagtttcagtgcACCTTACATGTTGTGACCCTTTGACTTACAATGTTGTCCTTGATAAGCTGCTGATAACGCAGAAAGACCTGCTGCCGAGCCAAGATGGAGATCTCAGACCAGGAACGAAACGCTCTGGAGCAGGAGTCTACGGCAGCCAACATCTCCTCCTGAGTGGCCTTGGGTACACGTGCAATCACCTCGTTTGTGGCCTGCAgtggagggggaaaaagaacTTTCACTCAGCAGAGTGAATTACACTTTAAATAAAGGGAATGCTTTGTTGTTCTTTATTTCATACATGCTACAAAACCTGCCTGTACCATAGGGTAAAGGTACACATTATGTAACATGTAACAGGTTAAGCAACTCTGCAGTGTCATGAACCCCTGCAGCATAAGCAGAATCTACCTAACCCAGCTACATATGTGGATGATGAGCATGTAACTAGGGGAAATACCTACAGGGTTGTGAATGTCGAGCCATTCTGAGGACTTGGATTCAACAAACTTCCCATCAATGAACAATTTAGTGGTGGGCTGTGAGGAGAGATATTGTGTCACATATGAGAGTTCATTTTGTCTGAATAAACCTTTTTTGAAAGGCTGCACTACATTTCCACTCACCACTGAGGAGGAGTAGCACATACGGCCAATTCTAAGAGGGACCTGAGGATAAAACACAGTGAGGagtcacacacatttattcatttgttcaaGAACTTGAAACCTGCTGtttccagctgcagcctgtTGGCACACAAGATTAATGAGCAACTACTAAGTGTGGAGTTATGAAGAGAGGACAAAGTCAAGTTGAGTGGACTGAGTTAATGAATGGAGTGAAAGCTGCATATATGTTGAGTTCACATATAGGTATTGTATGTATACTGTATTGTACATGTGAGTAGTAGTCCAAGGGGttcacacagtaaaaaaaaataaatggtgcAGTAGACGTGTGATACAGTCAGGCAGAGAAGTTAATCCCATCTGTGGAAAACAGTCTGCAAAGCAATGCTGCAGCACATGACACTTACACTTTTGTAAACAGTGTGGGAGGACCTCTCTGCGGCGTTTGCAAATGATTAAAGTTTAAAAGTTTAAAGCCTATATATCTTACCTTTGTTCTGAGCACTGATCTTAATGCTGCTGACGCCATGCTGGAAATATTAGGCCCTGTTGATTTGACCCAAAGCGCAGTTAGCCAGTGGACAGCAGAAGACCGCACTCAGCCCTCCACAGGGATGTATCCACCTGTGGGTGGGCTCTGAGGAAAGCTGAGGTTTGCTATTGGCTTCTTGTTTGCACCCTGTGAATAACGCAGCGTGATTGGTCAATAGGATGCGCCTTCTGACCAATCGAGAGCTTGTATCTCATATAGTCCCGCCTTTTATACGGAACTCTATAACTCATTGGCTACAGAGCTAGGCAGACCTTCATTTAGTACCAGGAAGTTATGCAACCCCGAGATCAACTGTGGTTAGAAGCTGCGCTGAAAATCCTAACAGCTAACTTCACTGCTGTCTCCTAGCAGAGCTGTGTCCACATGACATTATTGACTCATCGCAGAGGACAAGAAATGTGCAGTCTGGCTTAGAAATAAATGTGAACACAGCTACAACAATGCACTTCTCATTAGTTTGCCTCGCCAAGGTACAGTGATATCAACGTGAACTGtttgctatgtgtgtgtgcagcaggcaGCCGGTTAATGTGAACCATATGAAGCCCAAATGGTGCTTAGTCATGGACCAAAGAGTAGGTAGGAGGGAGTTTAGGAGGATTTCCCATTGGCTGCTGGCGATGATGAGACTTTGTAGAAAAACTAAAGTTGAATCAGTCTAGATAAGAGAACCAAAGAGTTATGGCGACCCAAACCAAGGTGAACACACACTGGATATGACTAGCAAAGAAAACTAACACTAATTTCAAACTTACTGTGTTTTTTGGGGCTTTCTCTTTAGCCTGTACTTCATGGGTACTTCAGAAGCTCCTGCTCCTGGAGGGTCCGCATTGGTAAGTCCAGCCATCAGATGACTTCACTTAGCTGTTATGTTGATCATTTTCACATCAGCAAGATGATGATTGTGATGATTTTGTGCATCAGCTTTTGCTCTTAAAGGCATTGAATATGACCAGGTTCCAGTCAATCTAATCAAAGATGGAGGTCAGCAGGTAAATGGCATCCTCTATATAATGAAGCTGTTCTAAATGAATAGATGCATGTACaagtttttgcattgtttttccTTGTGCCCAAGCTTACAGAGCAGTACAAAACATTAAACCCCATGCaacaagttcctgcagtggaaattGATGGCTTCACACTCTCTCAGTCAGTGAGTCTGAATTCTCTGTGCCCTCCTACAAATCCGTATTTTAATTCACCAGTGTGaacagtaaaaatattttttcctcACGTAGCTGGCAGTGATCCAGTACATTGATGAAACCAGACCGGGACCTTGTTTACTTCCAGCAGACCCAAAAGCACGTGCCCAGGTTCGGATGATAAGTGACCTCATCGCCTCTGGA from Parambassis ranga chromosome 22, fParRan2.1, whole genome shotgun sequence encodes:
- the gstz1 gene encoding maleylacetoacetate isomerase isoform X2 — protein: MATQTKPVLHGYFRSSCSWRVRIAFALKGIEYDQVPVNLIKDGGQQLTEQYKTLNPMQQVPAVEIDGFTLSQSLAVIQYIDETRPGPCLLPADPKARAQVRMISDLIASGIQPLQNLYVIQKIGAEKVQWAQHFIDRGFQALEPILKQTAGKYCVGDEISMADICLVPQVYNAERFKVDVGQFPTIKRLNQTLLEIEAFRASHPSHQPDTPADLRA
- the gstz1 gene encoding maleylacetoacetate isomerase isoform X1, with the translated sequence MHFSLVCLAKPVLHGYFRSSCSWRVRIAFALKGIEYDQVPVNLIKDGGQQLTEQYKTLNPMQQVPAVEIDGFTLSQSLAVIQYIDETRPGPCLLPADPKARAQVRMISDLIASGIQPLQNLYVIQKIGAEKVQWAQHFIDRGFQALEPILKQTAGKYCVGDEISMADICLVPQVYNAERFKVDVGQFPTIKRLNQTLLEIEAFRASHPSHQPDTPADLRA